One segment of Clostridiales bacterium DNA contains the following:
- a CDS encoding PAS domain-containing protein, with translation MIPVGDTPASAPAARRTRTVRATAIITVLLAVVTALHLHADMYTTSEALHQLYRRFYYVPILYAAFVFGKRGGALAALAASVPFVMYVGVDLGVTPPSSLVDNGLEVLMYFVVGVLFGALRDLEEGKADDLRQVSTRLEDAYRKLEERAIQLINIQDYTQSILRSITSGVLTVGPDASVTTVNPAAERLLGMSEYDMVPKPIGQLFRSDGGIEGDVRKVLSGRAPLTLREVTVTTVNGREVHVQVSTSRMRAVGGRILGAVVTIEDVSEIKALTDQLIRADRLAAMGELTAGVAHEVRNPLGIIRASVQLLEDAGGDAGRIAQSADVIKHEIDRLDKVIKALLDFGRPSKPTMMSTDPVEVLRDVVLFTGRFASQADVRIEEDLPAGLPLVMADPDQLKQVFLNLVTNAVQAMADAGSGTITLTARREGDYVALSVGDTGPGIPVEELSKVFDPFYSTKDDGTGLGLTIVHRIIDEHGGHIEVESGAGGSTFTVALPISVNGDVRELL, from the coding sequence ATGATTCCTGTCGGCGATACTCCGGCGAGCGCTCCCGCCGCGCGGCGTACACGCACCGTCCGCGCGACCGCGATCATCACGGTGCTATTGGCGGTTGTCACGGCTCTCCACCTTCATGCCGACATGTACACCACATCCGAGGCCCTCCATCAACTGTACCGCCGCTTCTACTACGTGCCGATCCTCTACGCGGCTTTCGTGTTTGGCAAGCGGGGGGGCGCGCTGGCGGCGCTGGCGGCGAGCGTGCCGTTTGTGATGTACGTCGGTGTCGATCTTGGAGTGACACCGCCATCGAGCCTGGTGGACAACGGGCTCGAGGTGCTCATGTACTTTGTCGTCGGCGTGCTGTTTGGAGCTCTGCGTGACCTTGAGGAAGGTAAAGCTGACGATTTACGACAGGTGAGCACTCGGCTTGAAGATGCCTATCGCAAGCTTGAGGAGCGCGCGATCCAGCTCATCAACATTCAGGACTACACGCAGTCGATCCTGCGATCCATCACCTCGGGAGTGCTCACTGTTGGCCCAGACGCATCGGTGACCACCGTAAATCCCGCGGCGGAACGTCTTTTGGGTATGTCCGAGTATGACATGGTGCCCAAGCCTATCGGGCAACTCTTCCGAAGTGACGGCGGCATAGAAGGTGATGTGCGCAAGGTGCTCTCGGGGCGCGCACCTCTGACCCTGCGCGAAGTGACCGTCACTACAGTCAACGGTCGCGAGGTGCACGTCCAGGTGTCTACATCGCGTATGCGGGCTGTGGGCGGCCGCATTCTTGGCGCCGTTGTAACGATCGAGGACGTCTCTGAGATCAAGGCTCTCACCGACCAGCTCATCAGGGCGGACCGGCTCGCCGCGATGGGCGAGTTGACGGCCGGCGTCGCCCACGAGGTGCGCAATCCGCTCGGCATCATCCGTGCGAGTGTCCAGCTGCTGGAAGACGCTGGAGGTGACGCCGGAAGGATCGCGCAATCCGCCGACGTCATCAAGCACGAGATCGATCGTCTCGACAAAGTCATCAAGGCCCTCCTAGACTTTGGCAGGCCGAGCAAGCCTACGATGATGAGTACCGACCCAGTCGAGGTGTTGCGGGACGTAGTGCTATTCACAGGGCGGTTCGCTAGCCAGGCCGACGTGAGGATCGAAGAGGATCTGCCTGCGGGACTTCCACTCGTCATGGCCGACCCAGATCAACTCAAGCAAGTCTTTCTCAACCTCGTCACCAACGCTGTCCAAGCGATGGCTGATGCCGGGTCGGGTACCATCACCCTGACGGCTCGTCGAGAGGGTGACTACGTGGCGCTGTCGGTGGGTGACACAGGCCCCGGCATACCCGTCGAGGAATTGTCTAAGGTGTTCGACCCGTTCTATTCGACAAAGGATGACGGTACGGGCCTCGGCTTGACGATCGTTCATCGGATCATCGATGAGCATGGCGGACATATCGAGGTCGAAAGCGGAGCGGGTGGCTCCACGTTCACTGTGGCGCTGCCGATTTCCGTCAACGGGGATGTAAGGGAGCTTTTGTGA
- a CDS encoding sigma-54-dependent Fis family transcriptional regulator, with protein sequence MTGRVLVVDDEKNMRWVLAQALEGEGFEVVQAADGKEALAAVAEGEPDVMVLDHRMPRPDGMEVLRRLRAQGSTFPIIMLTAHGNVAQAVEAMKAGASEYLTKPFDLEELKLAIEKALAVRDLTAEVERLREELDKEYDVEGIVAADSSMMAVIENVRKVAPTNATVMIYGESGTGKELVARAIHSLSSRDGKPFISVSAGALPETLLESELFGYEKGAFTGAVSAKPGRFEMANGGTIFLDEIGDITPAVQVKLLRVLQERRFERLGGTRTVEVDVRVVAATNRDLQQLIADGGFREDLFYRLNVVPVTLPPLRVRSGDIPLLVAHFLEKLNAGAKTISQKAMEALLAYRWPGNIRELENTIERIVILSHGEEIGVEDLPLEIRLNSGVCSDASGGFTLPEEGVDLEEVELDLVRQALDRAGGNVPKAAKLLGLTTKTLEARMQRLGV encoded by the coding sequence GTGACAGGACGTGTACTGGTCGTCGATGACGAGAAGAACATGCGATGGGTACTCGCGCAGGCGCTCGAGGGTGAAGGTTTCGAGGTCGTGCAAGCGGCTGACGGCAAGGAGGCGCTCGCGGCGGTAGCGGAGGGTGAACCCGACGTGATGGTGCTCGACCATCGCATGCCCCGGCCCGACGGGATGGAGGTTCTAAGGCGGCTACGGGCGCAGGGAAGCACCTTCCCGATCATCATGCTCACCGCGCACGGTAACGTGGCCCAGGCGGTTGAGGCGATGAAGGCGGGGGCGAGCGAGTACCTGACCAAGCCCTTCGATCTGGAGGAACTTAAGCTCGCGATCGAGAAGGCGCTTGCGGTCCGTGATCTCACGGCCGAGGTCGAGAGATTGCGCGAAGAGCTCGACAAGGAGTACGACGTTGAAGGGATCGTCGCGGCCGACTCCTCAATGATGGCGGTCATTGAGAACGTGCGCAAAGTGGCTCCCACCAACGCGACCGTGATGATTTACGGTGAGTCGGGAACAGGCAAGGAGCTGGTCGCCCGGGCGATCCATAGCCTGTCGTCGCGAGACGGCAAGCCGTTCATCTCGGTGAGCGCCGGCGCGCTGCCCGAGACCCTTCTCGAAAGCGAGTTGTTCGGCTACGAGAAGGGCGCATTCACGGGAGCGGTGAGTGCCAAGCCCGGCCGTTTTGAGATGGCTAACGGCGGGACAATCTTCTTAGACGAGATTGGTGACATCACGCCAGCGGTCCAGGTGAAGCTGTTACGTGTCCTTCAGGAGCGCCGATTCGAGCGCCTCGGCGGAACCAGGACGGTCGAAGTCGATGTGCGGGTGGTCGCCGCAACCAATCGTGACCTCCAACAGCTCATTGCCGATGGTGGCTTCCGGGAGGACTTGTTCTACCGTCTCAACGTAGTTCCGGTCACCCTGCCTCCGTTGCGCGTACGATCAGGTGATATCCCCTTACTCGTCGCACATTTTCTTGAGAAGCTCAACGCGGGAGCCAAGACTATCTCGCAAAAAGCGATGGAAGCCCTACTCGCATACCGGTGGCCGGGCAACATCCGCGAACTTGAAAACACGATCGAGCGCATCGTGATCCTCTCCCACGGCGAAGAGATCGGAGTTGAAGACCTTCCGCTCGAAATTCGCCTCAACAGCGGTGTTTGTTCGGACGCTTCGGGAGGTTTCACGTTGCCGGAGGAGGGTGTTGATCTCGAGGAGGTCGAGCTCGATCTGGTCCGCCAGGCGCTCGATCGCGCTGGTGGCAACGTACCCAAGGCGGCCAAGCTTCTCGGGCTGACAACCAAGACACTTGAGGCCAGGATGCAGCGGCTCGGAGTGTAG
- a CDS encoding anti-sigma factor antagonist (This anti-anti-sigma factor, or anti-sigma factor antagonist, belongs to a family that includes characterized members SpoIIAA, RsbV, RsfA, and RsfB.), with the protein MDYSIDRREEHHACVVRVDGDIDLGAVPELRQALDQVIETGCSNVVIDLTGVTYADSSALGLLVWLDHQLQPRSGKAVLAGANRDVERIFELSGLFLATGCLEETDDLASAMACLDTVSDTTEVERGHSLSIAADVQRLAEARERIVALIRDLDFSDSALFDIQVALGEALANAVRHGSRGQDGAVVTVAIAVHTDRVVFEVTDMGSGFDGEHTCSDDLYAVGGRGVMFMRALMDSVCFASAEGGGTTVRLVKHRAVDAPSALR; encoded by the coding sequence ATGGACTACTCGATCGACCGCCGAGAAGAGCATCACGCGTGCGTGGTACGAGTTGATGGCGACATCGATTTGGGAGCGGTGCCTGAGTTACGCCAGGCACTCGACCAGGTGATAGAGACCGGGTGCTCAAATGTCGTGATCGATCTGACCGGCGTGACGTACGCGGACAGTTCCGCTCTCGGCTTGCTGGTCTGGCTTGACCATCAGCTGCAGCCGCGGAGCGGCAAGGCGGTTCTGGCGGGTGCGAATCGCGATGTCGAGCGGATCTTCGAGCTCTCAGGCTTGTTCCTGGCTACAGGATGTCTCGAGGAGACCGATGATCTCGCGAGCGCCATGGCGTGCCTCGACACGGTCTCGGACACGACCGAGGTCGAGCGGGGACACTCTCTAAGTATCGCGGCCGACGTGCAGCGTCTCGCCGAAGCCAGAGAACGGATTGTCGCCTTGATCCGGGATCTCGATTTTTCCGACTCAGCGCTCTTCGATATACAGGTAGCCCTTGGCGAGGCGCTCGCTAACGCCGTGCGTCACGGTTCGCGCGGACAGGATGGTGCGGTGGTGACTGTTGCGATTGCAGTTCACACCGATAGGGTTGTCTTCGAAGTCACGGACATGGGTAGCGGGTTCGACGGTGAACACACGTGCAGTGACGATCTGTATGCGGTGGGGGGACGGGGGGTCATGTTCATGAGGGCGCTCATGGATTCAGTCTGTTTCGCTTCCGCCGAAGGTGGAGGGACTACCGTGCGTCTCGTGAAGCATCGTGCGGTCGACGCGCCCAGTGCTCTACGGTAG
- a CDS encoding EamA family transporter: MSRGRSGLDRRTDTWKGYTLALVAAIAWAMGGTTAKWMFTAAGPDTLAWRVPPLGITVDPVTLAGARAVMAFMVLIVYIVLMKRDALRITSRDVPFLAVFGVVGLAGVHITYFQAISHTNVATAILLQYLAPILVLVFTVVFLRERLTVALPVGVALSITGCALVVGVAGEGGLSVSRAGLAWGLAAAVFFAGYSLMGRYAAPRYSPWTLLAYGLGFASVFWLLYLRGIDGVMPAFGSAEAAAAVVFIAVVSTILPFGAFLKALHFIDPTRATIVATLEPVIAGLTAFALLGEVFDASQLLGGALVLVAIMIVQAPGRAEQRRPIDVPPGT; the protein is encoded by the coding sequence GTGAGTAGAGGCCGCTCTGGCTTGGACCGCCGCACGGACACGTGGAAGGGGTACACGCTCGCGTTAGTCGCTGCCATCGCGTGGGCGATGGGGGGCACTACCGCTAAGTGGATGTTCACGGCCGCCGGGCCTGACACGCTAGCCTGGCGGGTGCCTCCGCTCGGCATTACTGTAGATCCTGTGACGCTAGCGGGTGCCCGCGCCGTGATGGCCTTCATGGTCCTGATCGTCTACATCGTGCTCATGAAGCGCGATGCGCTGCGGATCACGTCGAGGGACGTGCCCTTTCTTGCTGTCTTCGGGGTGGTCGGTCTTGCCGGCGTGCACATCACCTACTTCCAGGCGATCTCGCACACGAATGTCGCTACCGCAATCCTGCTTCAATACCTGGCGCCCATCCTCGTGCTCGTCTTCACGGTCGTGTTCCTGAGGGAGCGGCTGACAGTGGCGTTACCCGTGGGCGTTGCGCTCTCGATCACAGGATGCGCACTTGTCGTCGGAGTTGCGGGCGAGGGAGGCCTGTCTGTTTCCCGGGCAGGCCTTGCATGGGGGCTAGCCGCCGCGGTGTTCTTCGCGGGCTACTCACTGATGGGCCGGTACGCCGCTCCACGCTACTCGCCGTGGACACTCCTTGCGTACGGACTTGGTTTCGCTAGCGTCTTTTGGCTGCTCTATCTGAGAGGTATCGACGGCGTGATGCCGGCGTTTGGCTCTGCTGAAGCTGCGGCCGCTGTGGTGTTTATCGCCGTGGTCAGCACCATACTGCCGTTTGGAGCGTTTCTGAAGGCGCTCCATTTCATCGATCCCACGAGGGCGACGATCGTCGCGACCCTTGAGCCAGTGATCGCTGGCCTCACCGCTTTTGCGCTGTTAGGCGAGGTGTTCGATGCGAGCCAGCTGCTCGGCGGCGCACTTGTGCTCGTCGCAATAATGATTGTGCAGGCGCCGGGGAGGGCCGAGCAGAGACGACCTATTGACGTTCCACCAGGGACATAG
- a CDS encoding SpoIIE family protein phosphatase, translated as MFRRRSSGGTLASNIILLTLLMVSLTVTMGALTALGGVYDLARGEVSARHTAYLHAVVGDVSLRLDPAGRLVSRAISVAVDPRDGAIDRGALAAQFDTGVEYVDRLMFVQRDGTVISAHPAFQAPREGIDNPVVAAAVPDRPIYHYERVPGSLESWLWVARSVAGHDDLVMLARVRSGFVQLVVDRFSDAADGRSVMLVTPYGVTVAQSGGMAAPMRESVVFTPEEPGADSGTVSAVVDDGSVVWGRWADIAQYEGLEWRALIFEPRSVMVLATVRALTPAVVALALSGLFSLVLAAVFAGKLVSPLTRLEERAREAVTGAYVHQLASDRSDEVGRLAEAFNAIAVRLNALHDLAQLLASSSRLDQVLDGIVATIGHLVRSASVAVFLVDDQSGTLSLARSNASAGGSPPAIPLAADTWLVDAMHSSGPEVRLSLGADMASLVPGEYGRSVTVLTAPLVVGTEPLGVVVVIESAGHGFTDAETEMIRTFSAQAAVAVHNSRLFEIETRSRTEAEVLRAVAEQLSRPQALGAALRSVREPTSILLGASGDAMAVFKRSAFGLPAARDTVREQMLTEAWRQVATPGRPTVVLERGEAGPSDTFLDGFEASRALVAAVEFDGEPCAVLAFARRGERRFTARDHRLAAAIASQVSLAFESAFHYERARSKAESLETIFRISQVVSSSLQAKVVLNRVLDVVQRVFEADAVSLMTYDTDAQKLRTEMARGLVSSAILRYAADSGTDLVGQVFSGGEPVRVDDLITHGGEVCTLAHEQGMRSLISVPLLARGRSIGVLTVFSTAKGAFSDEDMGLLHTFASQAALAIDTAKLYGKEHMVASVLQASILPDTLPEFEEIESSSVYLPAGVEADIGGDYYDLFCGPEGSIFTVMGDVCGKGVAAATKTSMIKYTVRGLVAAGLGPARVLSEVNKAVASSGDPSDIVTLWIGAIDTDNRVLHYANGGHPAALLRKADGVILRLPPTGPLLGAMALAPYEQESVAVEEGDLLLLYTDGVTEARRGNKFFGEGRVRSALKRGRDADGVTQELLAALDRFVPGTIRDDAAVLAVRIRAKLAPGEG; from the coding sequence TTGTTCAGACGGCGTAGCAGCGGCGGAACCCTCGCTTCGAACATTATCCTGCTCACACTGCTGATGGTCTCGCTGACAGTGACCATGGGTGCCCTCACAGCGCTCGGAGGAGTGTACGATCTGGCGCGAGGGGAGGTTTCGGCGCGCCACACCGCGTATCTGCACGCGGTTGTTGGCGACGTTTCGCTACGGCTCGATCCTGCAGGCCGTCTCGTGTCTCGAGCGATATCTGTCGCGGTTGATCCCCGTGACGGAGCGATCGACCGCGGAGCGCTAGCGGCGCAGTTCGACACGGGCGTCGAGTACGTTGATAGGCTGATGTTCGTGCAACGCGATGGTACGGTGATCAGTGCGCACCCAGCGTTTCAGGCGCCTCGCGAAGGAATCGACAATCCGGTCGTCGCCGCGGCGGTGCCAGACCGTCCCATCTACCACTACGAGCGCGTTCCGGGAAGCTTGGAGTCGTGGTTGTGGGTGGCTCGTTCCGTGGCCGGACACGACGACCTCGTGATGCTCGCGCGTGTTCGTAGCGGTTTCGTCCAGCTTGTCGTCGACCGGTTCTCCGATGCCGCAGATGGACGGAGTGTCATGCTCGTCACCCCGTACGGGGTGACCGTCGCACAAAGCGGCGGAATGGCTGCGCCGATGCGGGAAAGCGTCGTCTTCACGCCCGAGGAGCCTGGTGCGGATTCGGGCACGGTTTCAGCGGTAGTGGACGATGGTTCCGTGGTGTGGGGGCGGTGGGCTGACATCGCGCAATACGAAGGTCTTGAGTGGCGTGCGCTGATCTTCGAGCCGCGATCGGTAATGGTGCTCGCGACGGTGCGCGCCCTTACTCCTGCGGTGGTCGCGCTCGCGTTGAGCGGACTCTTCTCCCTTGTGCTCGCAGCCGTGTTCGCAGGCAAACTTGTCTCGCCGCTCACTCGACTCGAGGAGCGTGCGCGAGAAGCGGTGACCGGCGCCTACGTGCATCAGCTCGCGAGTGATCGCTCCGACGAAGTCGGTCGTCTCGCCGAGGCGTTCAACGCGATTGCCGTACGGCTCAATGCGCTGCACGACCTCGCACAGCTCCTCGCGAGCTCGTCTCGGTTGGATCAGGTGCTCGACGGGATCGTAGCCACGATCGGGCATCTTGTTCGTAGCGCGAGCGTCGCTGTCTTCCTCGTTGACGACCAGTCGGGGACACTGTCGCTCGCTCGTTCCAACGCGTCCGCGGGGGGTAGCCCGCCCGCGATTCCCCTCGCGGCCGACACGTGGCTAGTCGACGCTATGCATTCGAGCGGTCCTGAGGTGCGCCTCTCACTCGGTGCCGACATGGCCTCCCTTGTTCCCGGCGAGTATGGCAGGTCAGTCACCGTGTTGACCGCCCCACTCGTCGTGGGGACTGAACCGCTTGGCGTGGTAGTGGTTATCGAGAGTGCCGGTCACGGCTTCACTGACGCGGAGACCGAGATGATCCGCACGTTCTCCGCGCAGGCGGCGGTTGCCGTCCATAACTCCCGCCTTTTCGAAATTGAGACACGTTCCAGGACCGAGGCCGAGGTGCTTCGCGCGGTTGCCGAGCAGCTTTCGCGACCCCAGGCGCTCGGCGCGGCGTTGAGGAGCGTACGGGAGCCGACGTCGATTCTGCTCGGCGCGTCCGGTGATGCGATGGCGGTGTTCAAGCGATCGGCGTTTGGATTGCCCGCTGCTCGTGACACCGTCCGTGAGCAGATGCTTACGGAGGCGTGGCGCCAGGTTGCGACGCCGGGTCGCCCGACGGTAGTTCTCGAACGGGGCGAAGCCGGTCCAAGCGACACATTCCTCGACGGGTTTGAGGCATCAAGAGCGCTTGTCGCAGCGGTGGAGTTCGATGGCGAGCCGTGCGCGGTTCTCGCATTTGCCCGCCGCGGCGAGCGCCGATTCACAGCGCGGGACCATCGGCTCGCCGCCGCGATCGCGAGCCAGGTCTCTTTGGCTTTTGAGAGCGCGTTTCATTACGAACGGGCTCGATCGAAGGCCGAAAGTCTTGAGACCATCTTCCGCATCAGTCAGGTGGTTAGCTCGTCGCTTCAGGCTAAGGTCGTTCTCAACCGCGTACTCGATGTGGTGCAGCGGGTGTTTGAGGCCGATGCGGTTTCACTCATGACCTACGACACGGACGCGCAGAAGCTACGTACTGAGATGGCGCGCGGACTCGTCTCATCTGCGATCCTTCGATACGCGGCCGATTCAGGGACCGACCTAGTAGGTCAGGTCTTTTCCGGAGGGGAGCCAGTGCGTGTCGATGACCTCATCACCCACGGTGGTGAAGTATGCACCCTCGCCCATGAGCAGGGGATGCGCTCTTTGATCTCAGTACCCCTGCTCGCCCGGGGCCGCAGCATAGGCGTGCTGACCGTATTCTCAACCGCCAAAGGCGCATTCTCGGACGAAGACATGGGCCTCCTGCACACGTTTGCGTCTCAGGCCGCGCTGGCGATCGACACGGCTAAGCTGTACGGCAAGGAACACATGGTGGCATCCGTGCTCCAGGCATCGATCCTGCCTGACACGCTTCCGGAGTTTGAAGAAATTGAATCGAGCAGCGTCTATCTGCCAGCAGGCGTGGAGGCTGACATCGGTGGTGACTACTATGATCTGTTTTGCGGTCCAGAGGGATCGATCTTTACGGTCATGGGAGACGTGTGCGGGAAAGGTGTCGCCGCCGCAACCAAGACATCGATGATCAAGTACACGGTCCGTGGACTCGTGGCCGCGGGACTCGGGCCGGCGCGCGTGCTCAGTGAGGTGAACAAGGCGGTTGCGAGCAGTGGTGATCCGAGCGACATTGTCACATTGTGGATAGGAGCAATCGACACAGACAATAGGGTGCTTCACTACGCGAACGGCGGTCATCCTGCCGCACTGCTTCGCAAAGCCGACGGTGTGATCTTGAGGTTGCCGCCAACGGGTCCGCTTCTCGGGGCCATGGCTCTGGCACCGTACGAACAAGAGAGCGTCGCGGTGGAGGAGGGAGACTTGCTACTCCTCTACACCGATGGAGTGACGGAAGCTCGCCGTGGGAATAAGTTCTTTGGCGAGGGCAGAGTACGCTCAGCGCTCAAGCGGGGCAGGGATGCCGATGGAGTCACTCAGGAGCTGCTCGCCGCGCTCGACAGGTTCGTGCCGGGTACCATCCGTGACGACGCGGCGGTGTTAGCCGTGCGTATCCGCGCGAAGCTCGCGCCCGGCGAAGGTTAG
- a CDS encoding cation transporter, with protein sequence MSETKTVRLATTGMHCGSCAMLIDMTLEDATGVRSVKTEYASGTTEVTFDPEAIDIDGIVAAVRSIGYDATAL encoded by the coding sequence ATGTCCGAGACCAAGACCGTGCGCCTCGCCACGACAGGGATGCACTGCGGCTCGTGCGCGATGCTGATTGATATGACACTTGAGGACGCGACCGGCGTGAGAAGCGTCAAGACCGAGTACGCATCCGGAACGACCGAAGTCACCTTCGACCCGGAGGCGATCGACATCGACGGGATCGTAGCGGCGGTCAGGTCGATCGGTTATGATGCCACAGCTCTCTAA
- the rpoN gene encoding RNA polymerase factor sigma-54, whose amino-acid sequence MELGHRTELRQKVTLSPQVYQGLSILAMPVAELQQLVEAELMENPVLELDDIDLDSSETPEEPVERAEEERAWDEWLDMYDDLDSGELSGPRDPDAESANTEEFVGGIVSFDDYLNGQLALLDLTPAVYAAASAVVGSLDQDGFFRGDCREIAAVAGVTREEAEAGLRVVQQFDPPGVGARDLAEALRIQMDYLELDEPMLERIIAEHLDDVASSHMRKIARALKIDESEVRRLVSILRTLNPRPAGAYSPGPSPGYIVADVTIRRFDDDWLIIPNSDSIPTLKVNSRYRSMLRSGSGADDQTRRYLREKIRNAESFIKNIDRRKDTVSRITRIILEVQHEFFENGTGVLRPLRLEDVAVEIGVHLSTVSRGVTGKYMATPYGLFELKHFFSGGYRTTSGMDVASTSIKQRLREIVAEEDPVKPYSDQRLAELLSAEGVTVARRTVAKYREELRIEPSWARKRR is encoded by the coding sequence GTGGAGCTCGGGCATAGGACTGAGCTACGCCAGAAGGTCACCCTGTCCCCGCAGGTGTACCAGGGACTCAGCATCCTTGCGATGCCTGTCGCTGAGCTTCAGCAGCTGGTCGAGGCCGAGCTCATGGAGAACCCGGTACTTGAGCTTGACGATATCGATCTTGATTCCAGTGAGACCCCTGAAGAGCCTGTCGAGCGCGCGGAAGAGGAACGTGCGTGGGATGAGTGGCTCGACATGTACGACGATCTTGATTCTGGTGAGCTCAGCGGTCCAAGAGATCCTGACGCTGAGAGTGCGAACACTGAGGAGTTCGTTGGAGGCATCGTCAGTTTCGACGATTATCTCAACGGCCAACTGGCGTTACTCGATCTCACGCCCGCTGTGTACGCCGCGGCGAGCGCGGTCGTCGGATCGCTTGACCAAGATGGATTCTTTCGCGGGGATTGCCGCGAGATAGCCGCTGTCGCTGGTGTGACCAGGGAGGAGGCGGAAGCGGGGCTGCGGGTGGTGCAGCAGTTCGATCCGCCAGGCGTTGGCGCGCGTGATCTTGCCGAGGCGCTGCGCATCCAGATGGACTATCTCGAACTCGACGAACCGATGCTTGAAAGGATCATCGCCGAGCACTTAGACGATGTGGCGTCTAGTCATATGCGCAAGATCGCGCGCGCACTCAAGATCGACGAGTCCGAGGTTCGTCGCCTAGTCAGTATCCTTCGTACGCTCAACCCGCGTCCCGCGGGCGCGTATTCGCCGGGTCCCTCACCGGGCTACATCGTTGCTGACGTGACGATTCGGCGTTTCGATGACGACTGGCTCATCATCCCCAACAGCGACTCGATTCCCACCCTTAAGGTCAACTCACGCTACCGCTCCATGCTCAGGAGCGGATCTGGCGCCGACGATCAGACACGGCGCTACCTCAGAGAAAAGATCCGCAACGCCGAGAGCTTCATCAAGAACATCGATCGCCGCAAGGACACGGTAAGCCGCATCACTCGGATCATTCTCGAGGTGCAACACGAATTTTTCGAGAACGGCACCGGGGTATTGCGTCCTCTGCGTCTTGAAGATGTCGCTGTCGAGATCGGGGTCCACCTCTCGACTGTGAGCCGTGGGGTGACTGGAAAGTATATGGCCACTCCGTACGGGCTCTTCGAACTCAAGCACTTCTTCTCAGGCGGCTACCGGACCACAAGCGGTATGGACGTGGCGTCTACGAGCATCAAACAGCGCCTGAGGGAGATCGTCGCCGAGGAGGATCCCGTGAAACCCTACTCGGACCAAAGACTCGCAGAACTTCTGTCCGCCGAGGGTGTCACCGTCGCGAGGCGCACCGTCGCCAAGTACCGCGAGGAGCTGCGGATCGAGCCGTCGTGGGCGCGGAAGCGCAGATGA
- a CDS encoding cytochrome c biogenesis protein CcdA — MDVASVSLAAAFAAGVVSFLSPCVLPLIPGYLSFMTGMAVGDLSGGEARRRVLVPSLLFVAGFSVVFTALGASASVLGGYLVDHRETIERVAGLAVIGLGVLMLGIFKVPWLYGEARFDLGRAGAFGRGAAFVMGAAFAFGWTPCVGPVLGAVLALAGTSGDVAQGATLLLAYSVGLGAPFVATALLFGSVRPLLTRLNRHALTVNRVAGALLIAVGVLIVSGTMSALVSVLTRAFPGLTP; from the coding sequence ATGGATGTTGCTTCGGTGAGTCTTGCCGCCGCGTTCGCGGCGGGCGTCGTGTCCTTTCTCTCTCCGTGCGTACTGCCGCTCATACCGGGCTACCTCTCATTCATGACGGGCATGGCTGTCGGTGACCTGTCTGGAGGCGAGGCACGCCGAAGGGTTCTTGTCCCGTCGCTGCTGTTCGTCGCCGGCTTTTCTGTCGTCTTCACAGCTCTTGGCGCCTCAGCGAGTGTGCTCGGAGGGTACCTCGTCGATCATCGCGAGACTATCGAGCGAGTTGCCGGTCTTGCTGTCATTGGGCTTGGCGTTCTAATGCTCGGCATCTTTAAAGTGCCGTGGTTGTATGGTGAGGCCCGGTTCGATCTTGGCCGGGCTGGTGCGTTTGGACGAGGAGCCGCGTTTGTGATGGGAGCCGCGTTCGCATTTGGATGGACGCCATGCGTGGGGCCTGTGCTTGGCGCGGTACTCGCGCTCGCGGGAACCTCAGGCGATGTCGCTCAGGGCGCGACGCTGCTCCTTGCGTATTCAGTTGGACTCGGGGCGCCGTTCGTAGCCACGGCGTTACTGTTTGGCTCCGTGCGTCCGCTGCTCACGCGCCTCAATCGTCACGCGCTTACCGTCAACAGGGTGGCCGGAGCGCTACTGATCGCCGTGGGTGTGCTTATAGTGAGCGGTACGATGTCGGCGCTCGTGTCAGTGCTCACAAGGGCGTTTCCCGGTTTGACCCCCTAA
- a CDS encoding zinc ribbon domain-containing protein, protein MSRWFRSPQALLTAAAIGAAVFGVLAVVFALGPCSGAQIGTFGAALASGMLVGVTTLMLLASRPVGGDFEVDLDGGPCASCGAPLVAGWRLCPYCGEMLDRDVSHPVDAGRTLRF, encoded by the coding sequence GTGTCTCGCTGGTTTCGCTCGCCTCAAGCGTTGCTTACCGCCGCCGCGATCGGCGCGGCGGTGTTTGGAGTTCTCGCCGTCGTGTTTGCTCTTGGACCGTGTTCCGGAGCGCAGATTGGCACATTTGGCGCGGCGCTCGCGAGCGGGATGCTCGTCGGCGTGACGACGCTCATGCTCCTTGCCTCCCGTCCTGTCGGGGGTGACTTCGAGGTTGATCTGGACGGCGGCCCCTGCGCTTCGTGCGGAGCGCCGCTTGTGGCGGGGTGGCGTCTGTGTCCATACTGCGGCGAGATGCTGGATCGCGACGTCAGTCATCCGGTAGATGCCGGGCGAACACTCCGCTTCTAA